The DNA region TGATAGATTTCATTGGATTTTTTTTATTGAATCGATTTGGTTGATAATTCTTAAAAGCTGTGATTGATTGTTAAATCATGAATATAAAAGTCCCCCTTAAAAAAGGGGGATTGAGGGGGATGTTCATCAGATTTTTAAAAATACCAGATGGACACCCCTCTATATCTCCCCTTTTTAGGGGAGACTTTTTATTCCGCGGTTAACCCACAGGTATCAATCCCCGAAATTCACATTCGGGTTCGAAGTAATCTCCGAGTTGGTAATCGGGAAAAAGATGCCGGGATTCATACGTGAAGAACTCCACCGCGGCGACGTTTTCTCAAACCGGTAGAGATCGGCCAGCCTTCGTCCCTGCAGAAAGAGGTTTACCTGCCGGGAGTGCTCCAACAGTTCCCGTTCTGTGATCTGCCCGCTGTAACCGGTGAGCCCGTCCAGTGAACGAAGATTGTTGATCGCCTCCGAAAACGCCACTTCATCCTGACGCGCTCCGGCATCTTCTGCTATGATCAGATGCAGTTCACGGGCTGAAACGATGGTGTAATCAGCATACTCGCTGGCGCCGGTAAACTCCTCAATTTCACGAACAAGAAATGGCGCCGGAATCTGGTCGATCGGATCTTCCAGCGTTACACTCTCCACCCGTGTGTTATCGGATGTAGGCTGAACGTAGGTATCATCAATCCGTAGCTCCAGTCGCTCGTTCACCTGGAATGCGAGATTATTGCTGGGTGTTTCGGAGGTTACCTCAATCTGGTATCTCCAGTCGTTTGCTGATCCGATTGCAGCCAGAGCCTCTTCGGCAGCCGATACTGCATCAGCACTTTCCACAAGTGGATTCTGCGTATTGAGCTGAGGTTTCAGGTTGTTCCAAAGTGCCCTGGAGTAGAGTGCCCGCGCCCTCACGGCCAGAAGCCTGGTTTCCCAATCTGAACCCGTTGAAGCCAGCTCAAGTCCGCTTTCTGTGTACTCAATTGCCGTGTCGATCAGCACGAGGAGATTCTCCCTGCCGATCGGATGCCCCGCATCCTGCCGGTCTGAGATCACAAAGTTATCGAATGAGTCTGCGATGGTCAGATAAACGATCGCCCCGTAGAGATAACTGCGAACCAGCGGCGTGATGTTTTGAAGAGATCCGGCGTCACGAAACGCTTCAATTCGAAGAATGGCGTTGTCGGCGGTCCAGCGCGCTTCATTGATGGAGGCGTACGCACCGTCCACAAATTCGTTCAGCGGATCATAGGTTTCACCCTGATTGAGAGCCAGCCAGGCGTCCCGGGTTCCGATCCACGTCAGTTCATCCGTAACGGTTGAGTAGGGAGCCAGTAAATTTCCCAGCCCGCGGGAAAGTGTGGCTTCTGCTCCGTTTGCGATGGCCGGGGCCGCAGCCGGATTGTTCAGATCCTCTTCTATCAGGCTGTTCGGATTATCCACATCGAGTATATCGCAGGATAGCAGCCCGAAACCCGTAATCAGCACGAGTGCGAAAAAGCTTGTTTTGAGTCGTATATATCTCATTTGTATGTGATCTTTAATTCTAAAATTGTCTGCGCGGTTTGATGTTTTTGATCTATTCATATCAGATCCCCAGGTTAAACGTGAAGAGAATCCGTCGCGGAAGCGGCATGTTCCACGCATCGGTACCGAGCAGAAAGTTATTTTCGAGGTCGTTACTGCCTCCACGGCCAATTGCGTTCACTTCAGGATCCACTCCGGGATATTTGGTCCAGAGAGCCAGGTTTCTTCCCGAAACAGTGAAGGATGCTCTTCGCAGATTCAGCCGGTTCAGCAGATCGCCCGGAAGCTCATAAGTAAAACTCACTTCACGAAGACGGATAAAATCCGCCGGCTGGATCACATTCAATCCCGCAAACGGATCGAGCGCAAGCAGATCATTGATCCACTCACTCGCGGCATTAAATCTTACTTGCCCGTCATTTTGCGGATTGAAGTTTGAGTCCACACCGCCGGTCATATAATCCCTCTCGACACGCGCCGCATCCGGTGTATTCCGGCCAATTCCCGCACTTCGCTGCCTGAATCCGTCGGTCAGATTATTCACATAATAGTTACCGGCCCGGTATTCAAAAAGCGTGTAGAGTTTGAAGTTTCTGAACCGAACCGTACCACCAAAGGATCCCTGCCAGTCAGGTGTTGGTTTGCCAAGATGGTGATCGAGCGGGTCGCCGTTTCCATTTTCATCGGCCAGAAGCACAAAGTTATTCAGGTCTTCAAGACTTGCCGTTCCGGGAGTGAGGCTGTTCAGGTAGTCGAGTACCAAATCCTGTGATGCCGGCGTGCCGGGGGTGATTCCTGATGCATCGCGTCCCAGCGTCTCAAGCAGTCCGCGGGCATCGAGCGGAAGCTGACCGGAAGGCACATTCACAAGCTGGGCCCCAAAATTGGTTCCCGGTGCATATCCCTCTTTCAGAAACTGACGATACCGGGGATAACTTCCCCCAACTTTGATCGGGGCAGCGCCTCCAAGATCGGTAACCTGCTCCCATAGATAGGCTGCGTTGGTAAAGATTTCAGCCGACCAGTCTGACCTGTTCAGCACATTAAACTGCAGGCCAAGTTCGAGTCCTTTGCCTTTCAGCTCGCCGATGTTATCAAGCTGAGGCTGAAGAAATCCGCCGCTGGTAGGAAAGTTTCGCTGAACAAGAGCGTCGGTAACAGTCCGGTCCCAGTAGGTGACTTCTGCAGTGATCCGCTCATTGAACAGCCCAAAATCGAGCCCAAATTCATATTCCGTTGAGACTTCGGGACGAAGATTCGGATTTCCAAGATTTTCAGGCACAATTCCTGCACCGCTTCCGCTGGTCAGTGATGTGTAGGTTGTGAGCGCATCGAAAGCACCCGGCTGCAGACCGGACTGACCTACAGCTGCACGGACTCTCAGTGATGAGATCACATTGGAACGCTGCCAGAATGGGGCATCAGAAAATACAAATGAAAGTGACGCTTTCGGATAGAACACGGTATTAAATTCCGACCCAAAAGCACTGTGAGCATCAAACCGGCCGCCCACAGTTGCAAAAATGTAGTCATCAAAACCGAGCTGTTCCTGGATGAAAAGACCCGCCTGAGTCTCTTCAATATACTGCTCTGAGAGGTTTTGATTTGCCGCTGCTCCGGTCACGTTTAAGCCCGGACCGGGAAAGTTAACTGCCGTACCGCTTCGCACCAGGTTTTGCTGCTGATAGACCTGGAAACCACCAATCAGAGAGGATTCAAACCGTGCCCCGAGCTGATGAAGCGCTGTCGCACGCAC from Rhodohalobacter sp. SW132 includes:
- a CDS encoding SusC/RagA family TonB-linked outer membrane protein, coding for MKFYRILLPLIGFILAAATAGFAQGSVSGTVTSAVDEEPIPGVNLLIEGTSRGTATDADGRYSIGNIEPGSYSLLVRFVGYRPITREFTIENGDELTLHIELSQGSLNLDAVVVTGTGGPVEVRKLGNTVGVISAADLQSSPLQNFSEALQGRVPGMVGLPSSGVTGEGSRIRIRGSSSLSQSNEPIVFVDGVRVDGGGGFGGSVSSGGSGSPSRLDDINPESIDRVEVLKGAAAATLYGTEASNGVIQVFTKNGRVDDPQFDFKVSQGFINFPKVFPDNTGFARTQAQADTMSYYFNRQINPYELVSENYVHQLYETGHNQEYSGSISGGREGVTYYVNFRWTGEDGPHTGENIPYPEGFGPLANDNLNRFQTSANISLFPTDNLQIRFGTSYTDSRLETFQTGNNVQGVTSGAIHGKPELVGHDNRSGASYNSTIQERLQQTVSQDVNAFNTNVGLNYRPLEFLTIDGTFGASYTSQFSESTRPFGWNINNYASIETEGARRTSERSNLNLTADVRATALHQLGARFESSLIGGFQVYQQQNLVRSGTAVNFPGPGLNVTGAAANQNLSEQYIEETQAGLFIQEQLGFDDYIFATVGGRFDAHSAFGSEFNTVFYPKASLSFVFSDAPFWQRSNVISSLRVRAAVGQSGLQPGAFDALTTYTSLTSGSGAGIVPENLGNPNLRPEVSTEYEFGLDFGLFNERITAEVTYWDRTVTDALVQRNFPTSGGFLQPQLDNIGELKGKGLELGLQFNVLNRSDWSAEIFTNAAYLWEQVTDLGGAAPIKVGGSYPRYRQFLKEGYAPGTNFGAQLVNVPSGQLPLDARGLLETLGRDASGITPGTPASQDLVLDYLNSLTPGTASLEDLNNFVLLADENGNGDPLDHHLGKPTPDWQGSFGGTVRFRNFKLYTLFEYRAGNYYVNNLTDGFRQRSAGIGRNTPDAARVERDYMTGGVDSNFNPQNDGQVRFNAASEWINDLLALDPFAGLNVIQPADFIRLREVSFTYELPGDLLNRLNLRRASFTVSGRNLALWTKYPGVDPEVNAIGRGGSNDLENNFLLGTDAWNMPLPRRILFTFNLGI